From Gordonia crocea, the proteins below share one genomic window:
- a CDS encoding acyl-CoA dehydrogenase family protein, which yields MTDTGLAIGGAEVDAEDFAEIRQTVREFIRTRVVPREQEIADGDAIPEDLRQAAKEMGLFGFAIPQEWGGLGLDLAQDVELAQELGYTSLALRSMFGTNNGIAGQVLVNFGTDEQKARWLAPIASGEVVASFALTEPGAGSNPAGLRTKAVRVDKTDENSDWIVDGSKCFITNAPLANLFVTFARVRPADDEGTGIAVFLIPAATAGVSVSEHDRKMGQEGSWTSDVHFDGVRVPASALVGGEVDLGYRAAMISLARGRVHIAGMAVGTAQRALDESLRHAAITTQGGTPIGDFQLVQAMLADMQTGVMAGRALVRDAAAKWVSGEDRRIAPSVAKLYCTEMVGEVADKAVQIHGGSGYMREMPVERIYRDVRLLRLYEGTSEIQRLIIGGGLIREAKKHAAS from the coding sequence ATGACTGATACCGGGCTGGCGATCGGCGGCGCCGAGGTGGACGCCGAGGACTTCGCGGAAATCCGGCAGACGGTCCGCGAGTTCATCCGGACCCGCGTGGTGCCGCGGGAGCAGGAGATCGCCGACGGCGACGCCATCCCCGAGGACCTGCGGCAGGCGGCCAAGGAGATGGGGTTGTTTGGTTTCGCGATTCCCCAGGAGTGGGGCGGACTGGGCCTCGACCTCGCCCAAGATGTCGAGCTGGCCCAGGAGTTGGGCTACACCAGCCTGGCCCTGCGGTCGATGTTCGGCACCAACAACGGGATTGCCGGACAGGTCCTGGTGAACTTCGGCACCGACGAGCAGAAGGCGCGGTGGCTGGCGCCGATCGCTTCCGGCGAGGTCGTCGCGTCGTTCGCTCTCACCGAGCCCGGCGCCGGCTCCAACCCGGCAGGGCTGCGGACCAAGGCGGTGCGCGTCGACAAGACCGACGAGAATTCCGACTGGATCGTCGACGGCTCGAAGTGCTTCATCACCAACGCGCCGCTGGCCAACCTGTTCGTCACCTTCGCGCGGGTGCGCCCCGCTGACGACGAGGGCACCGGAATCGCGGTGTTCCTGATTCCCGCCGCCACCGCCGGGGTTTCGGTATCCGAGCACGACAGGAAGATGGGCCAGGAAGGATCGTGGACCTCCGACGTCCACTTCGACGGGGTGCGCGTTCCGGCGTCGGCACTGGTCGGCGGCGAGGTGGACCTCGGTTACCGCGCCGCGATGATCTCCCTGGCCCGCGGGCGTGTGCACATCGCCGGAATGGCGGTCGGCACCGCCCAGCGCGCCCTCGACGAGTCTCTGCGCCACGCGGCGATCACCACCCAGGGCGGGACGCCGATCGGGGACTTCCAACTGGTGCAGGCGATGCTCGCCGACATGCAAACCGGGGTGATGGCCGGGCGGGCGCTGGTCCGCGACGCCGCAGCCAAATGGGTCAGCGGCGAGGACCGGCGCATCGCCCCGTCGGTGGCCAAGCTGTACTGCACCGAGATGGTCGGCGAAGTCGCCGACAAAGCCGTCCAGATCCACGGCGGCAGCGGCTATATGCGCGAGATGCCGGTCGAACGGATCTACCGCGACGTGCGCCTGCTGCGCCTCTATGAGGGAACCAGCGAGATCCAACGGCTCATCATCGGCGGCGGACTAATCCGCGAGGCCAAGAAGCACGCCGCCAGTTGA
- the fabG gene encoding 3-oxoacyl-ACP reductase FabG encodes MSELLAGKTAVITGGAQGIGLAIARRFIAEGATVVLGDMNEDAITAAVAELGEDVALGVRCNVTVADDVAALLAAAVDRFGTLDILVNNAGITRDSTMRKMTEEQFDQVIDVHLKGTWLGMKLGADIMSQHGGGAIVNMSSISGKVGNFGQTNYSAAKAGIAAMSKAAAKEVASKGIRVNAIQPGLIRTAMTEAMPQEAWDSKMAEIPLRRAGEPDEIAKVAVFLACDLSSYMTGTVLEVTGGRHM; translated from the coding sequence ATGTCTGAACTACTCGCCGGAAAGACGGCCGTCATCACCGGGGGCGCGCAGGGCATCGGCCTAGCCATCGCCCGCCGGTTCATCGCCGAGGGCGCCACCGTCGTACTCGGCGACATGAACGAGGACGCGATCACCGCGGCCGTCGCCGAACTCGGCGAGGACGTCGCGCTCGGCGTGCGGTGCAACGTCACCGTCGCCGACGACGTCGCCGCACTGCTCGCCGCGGCCGTCGACCGCTTCGGCACCCTCGACATCCTGGTCAACAACGCCGGAATCACCCGTGACTCGACGATGCGGAAGATGACCGAGGAGCAGTTCGACCAGGTCATCGACGTGCATCTGAAGGGCACCTGGCTCGGGATGAAGTTGGGCGCCGACATCATGAGCCAGCACGGGGGTGGGGCCATCGTGAACATGTCGTCGATCTCGGGCAAGGTCGGCAACTTCGGGCAGACCAACTACTCCGCGGCCAAGGCCGGCATCGCCGCCATGAGCAAGGCCGCCGCGAAAGAGGTGGCGTCCAAGGGCATCCGGGTCAACGCGATCCAGCCCGGCCTGATCCGCACCGCAATGACCGAGGCGATGCCGCAGGAGGCGTGGGATTCGAAGATGGCCGAGATTCCGCTGCGGCGGGCCGGCGAGCCCGACGAGATCGCCAAGGTCGCGGTGTTCCTGGCGTGCGACCTGTCGTCGTACATGACCGGCACCGTCTTGGAGGTCACCGGCGGCCGGCACATGTGA
- a CDS encoding FAS1-like dehydratase domain-containing protein has translation MAESGVAPGWEPHTVVTEERLDPGRVLALASIFDDGLPPPAAGDPLPPLWHWAALPTWASSSQLGVDGHPLRGGFLPPVELPRRMFAGGSAVFDGELRVGETVRREATVESVTDKQGRSGPLVVVVTSTTLTGEHGSVTEKQNLIYREAAGSDSERGQSDPAPAAAMTPAGAPIAPAGPGTWEFRTDPTLLMRFSAATANAHRIHYDWPYATGVEGYPGLVVHGPLMTLALLETHRLAGPPRRVAGLSHRNAAPLFCGQSARLVSTPSDHGATVELMGPGGSGPHTTVDLTLE, from the coding sequence ATGGCCGAGTCAGGCGTGGCACCGGGGTGGGAGCCGCACACCGTCGTGACCGAGGAGCGCCTCGACCCCGGGCGGGTCCTCGCACTCGCGTCGATCTTCGACGACGGGCTGCCCCCGCCAGCGGCGGGCGACCCGCTCCCCCCGTTGTGGCACTGGGCCGCCCTGCCGACGTGGGCGTCGTCGTCGCAGTTGGGTGTCGACGGGCATCCGCTGCGCGGCGGTTTCCTGCCGCCGGTCGAATTGCCGCGGCGGATGTTCGCCGGTGGATCGGCGGTCTTCGACGGCGAGCTGCGGGTGGGGGAAACCGTCCGCCGGGAGGCCACCGTCGAATCGGTCACCGACAAGCAGGGCCGGAGCGGGCCGCTCGTTGTCGTCGTCACGTCGACGACGCTCACCGGCGAACACGGCTCGGTGACCGAGAAGCAAAATCTGATCTATCGAGAGGCCGCCGGGAGCGATAGCGAGCGGGGCCAATCGGATCCTGCGCCGGCCGCGGCAATGACGCCCGCCGGCGCGCCGATCGCGCCCGCCGGGCCGGGCACCTGGGAGTTCCGGACCGACCCGACCCTGCTGATGCGGTTCTCTGCGGCCACCGCCAACGCCCACCGCATCCACTACGACTGGCCGTATGCGACCGGCGTCGAGGGGTACCCCGGCCTCGTCGTCCACGGCCCCCTGATGACGCTGGCCCTGCTGGAGACCCACCGGTTGGCCGGGCCCCCGCGCCGGGTTGCCGGGCTCTCGCACCGCAATGCCGCGCCGCTGTTCTGCGGGCAATCCGCCCGACTGGTCTCCACACCGAGCGACCACGGCGCTACGGTCGAATTGATGGGACCCGGCGGCAGCGGTCCGCACACCACCGTCGACCTCACACTCGAATAA
- a CDS encoding MaoC family dehydratase produces MARTFTSLDDVRAAIGEENGPGPSLVVDQERINLFADATGDHQWIHVDPERAKEGPFGTPIAHGYLTLSLIPLLGADLIHFEFGGARINYGVNKVRFPSPVPVNSSLSATATITDVSESPAGAVLTVKYVVTAEGAPKPACVAETLVVITP; encoded by the coding sequence ATGGCCCGTACCTTCACCTCTCTCGACGACGTCCGTGCCGCGATCGGCGAGGAGAACGGGCCCGGTCCGTCGCTGGTCGTCGACCAGGAGCGCATCAACCTGTTCGCCGACGCGACCGGGGATCACCAGTGGATCCACGTCGACCCGGAACGGGCGAAGGAGGGGCCGTTCGGCACCCCGATCGCACACGGCTACCTGACCCTGTCGCTGATCCCGCTGCTCGGCGCCGACCTCATCCACTTCGAGTTCGGTGGCGCGCGAATCAACTACGGCGTCAACAAGGTTCGCTTCCCCTCGCCCGTCCCGGTGAACAGCTCGTTGTCGGCGACGGCCACGATCACCGACGTCTCCGAGAGTCCCGCCGGCGCGGTCTTGACGGTGAAATACGTCGTGACCGCCGAGGGTGCACCCAAGCCCGCGTGCGTCGCCGAGACCCTCGTCGTGATCACCCCCTAA
- a CDS encoding acetyl-CoA C-acetyltransferase, giving the protein MANTGLRRAAIVAPLRTPVGTFGGSLKDLPVEDLGATVVRAVVERSGIDPGRIDDVVFAQSYANSEVPCVGRWLALHAGLPIEVPGMQLDRRCGGGLQAIVTAAMMVQTGAADVVLAGGVESMSRIEYYSTSQRWGSRSGNAVLFDRLDRGRERSQPENRFGKISGMIETAENLADDFGITREAADEYSARSHRRAAAAWERGFFDDEVVPVSVPQRRSDPVQFSRDEGVRPDSTVESLGRLKPIIPGGVVTAGNSSQQNDAASALLVVGEDQLESLGLTPIGYLTDWAAAGCDPARMGIGPVPAVAKLAARAGTTTQDLLEAVDLVELNEAFAVQVLAVLAGWGWDDQDRVNVNGSGISLGHPIGATGVRMVTTMLHELRRRAGGTGLATMCVGGGQGVAARFETA; this is encoded by the coding sequence ATGGCAAACACGGGATTGCGCCGCGCCGCCATCGTCGCGCCGCTGCGCACGCCGGTCGGGACGTTCGGCGGATCGCTGAAGGACCTCCCCGTCGAAGACCTGGGGGCCACCGTCGTGCGGGCCGTGGTCGAGCGGTCTGGCATCGACCCGGGCCGCATCGACGACGTGGTGTTCGCCCAGTCGTATGCGAACTCGGAGGTGCCCTGCGTCGGGCGGTGGCTGGCGCTGCACGCCGGACTGCCGATCGAGGTGCCGGGGATGCAACTCGACCGTCGGTGTGGCGGTGGTCTGCAGGCGATCGTGACGGCGGCGATGATGGTCCAGACCGGCGCAGCCGACGTCGTGCTCGCCGGGGGCGTGGAATCGATGAGCCGCATCGAGTACTACTCGACGAGCCAACGATGGGGGTCGCGCAGCGGCAACGCGGTGCTGTTCGACCGTCTCGACCGCGGCCGCGAACGGTCCCAACCGGAGAATCGCTTCGGCAAGATCTCCGGGATGATCGAAACCGCGGAGAACCTTGCCGACGATTTCGGGATCACCCGCGAGGCCGCCGATGAGTACTCCGCGCGCAGCCATCGTCGTGCCGCGGCGGCCTGGGAGCGAGGGTTCTTCGACGACGAGGTGGTGCCGGTTTCGGTGCCGCAGCGGCGGTCGGACCCCGTCCAATTCTCGCGCGACGAGGGGGTCCGGCCCGACAGCACGGTCGAATCGCTGGGTCGGTTGAAGCCGATCATTCCCGGCGGTGTGGTCACCGCGGGAAACTCGAGTCAGCAGAACGACGCCGCGTCGGCGCTCCTCGTCGTCGGGGAAGACCAGCTGGAGTCGCTCGGCCTGACACCCATCGGATACCTCACCGATTGGGCCGCCGCCGGCTGCGACCCGGCGCGCATGGGGATCGGCCCGGTCCCCGCCGTGGCCAAACTCGCGGCACGCGCCGGCACGACGACGCAGGACCTGCTCGAGGCCGTCGACCTGGTCGAGCTCAACGAAGCCTTCGCCGTTCAGGTCCTCGCCGTGTTGGCCGGTTGGGGCTGGGACGATCAAGATCGGGTCAACGTGAACGGGTCCGGGATCTCATTGGGCCACCCGATCGGAGCGACGGGCGTGCGCATGGTCACGACGATGCTCCACGAACTGCGACGACGAGCTGGTGGCACCGGGCTCGCGACGATGTGCGTGGGCGGCGGACAGGGTGTCGCCGCGCGGTTCGAGACGGCTTGA
- a CDS encoding acyl-CoA dehydrogenase family protein, whose protein sequence is MALTKDEEDMVALVRDFVDQRVVGNVREFDEPDVYPEEFIEAMKELGFFGLLAPAEYGGVDVSMACFARVCEELARGWMSLAGAIGGHSVITYLIKTFGTPEQKDKYLTAMAEGTIRATMALTEPGGGSDLQAMRTHASPTGDGYVITGSKTWISNAAHSGLIGLLCLTDRDVTPAHKGMSVILVEPGEGFAISKKLPKLGYRGVEACELVFDDMPVPADAVLGGDPNKGWAQMMRGLEVGRIQVASRALGVGQAALEAATRYAQERESFGKPIWKHQSVGNLLADMATKQQAARLLTVDAAEKLDRGERADMEAGMAKLFASETAMQIALDAIRVHGGYGYSKEYDVERYFRDAPLMIVGEGTNEIQRNVIAAQLIARNQI, encoded by the coding sequence ATGGCGCTGACCAAGGACGAGGAGGACATGGTCGCGTTGGTGCGCGACTTTGTCGACCAGCGGGTCGTCGGGAATGTCCGTGAATTCGACGAGCCCGACGTCTACCCCGAGGAATTCATCGAGGCGATGAAGGAACTCGGATTCTTCGGGCTCCTCGCCCCGGCCGAGTACGGCGGCGTCGACGTGTCCATGGCGTGCTTCGCCCGCGTCTGCGAGGAACTGGCCCGCGGGTGGATGAGCCTCGCGGGTGCCATCGGCGGTCACTCGGTGATCACCTACTTGATCAAGACCTTCGGCACCCCGGAGCAGAAGGACAAGTACCTCACGGCGATGGCCGAGGGCACCATCCGCGCGACGATGGCACTCACCGAGCCGGGTGGCGGCAGCGACCTGCAGGCGATGCGCACCCATGCCTCCCCGACGGGGGACGGTTACGTCATCACCGGTTCCAAAACGTGGATCTCCAACGCTGCGCATTCGGGCCTGATCGGTCTGCTGTGTCTCACCGACCGCGACGTCACCCCGGCGCACAAGGGCATGAGCGTGATCCTCGTCGAACCCGGCGAGGGCTTCGCCATCTCCAAGAAGCTCCCCAAGCTGGGTTACCGCGGCGTCGAGGCCTGCGAGCTGGTCTTCGACGACATGCCCGTGCCCGCCGACGCCGTGCTCGGTGGTGACCCCAACAAGGGGTGGGCGCAGATGATGCGTGGGTTGGAAGTCGGGCGGATTCAGGTCGCCTCGCGTGCCCTCGGCGTCGGCCAAGCGGCCCTCGAAGCGGCAACCCGCTACGCGCAGGAACGCGAGTCCTTTGGGAAACCGATCTGGAAACACCAATCGGTCGGCAACCTGCTCGCCGACATGGCGACCAAACAGCAGGCCGCCCGCCTGCTGACCGTCGACGCGGCCGAAAAACTCGATCGTGGTGAGCGTGCCGACATGGAAGCCGGCATGGCGAAGCTCTTCGCGTCGGAGACGGCGATGCAGATCGCGCTGGACGCGATTCGCGTGCACGGCGGCTACGGGTATTCGAAGGAATACGACGTCGAGCGGTACTTCCGGGACGCCCCGCTGATGATCGTCGGCGAGGGCACCAACGAGATCCAGCGCAACGTCATCGCCGCGCAGCTGATCGCCCGCAACCAGATCTGA
- a CDS encoding TrpB-like pyridoxal phosphate-dependent enzyme, giving the protein MTATQLNDAVFVDVPTHWYNLAAELDEPIPPHLHPGTKELVGPDDLVALFPMGLIAQEVAAEPYIEIPEPVREIYKMWRPSPLLRARKFEEALNTKARIYVKYEGVSPVGSHKTNSAVAQAYYNYVDGVTKLTTETGAGQWGSALAFAGAQFGIDVEVWQVRASYDSKPYRGYLMRTYGATLHPSPSELTASGRAMLAKDPNTTGSLGMAVSEAVEVAAGDPAARYALGSVLNHVVLHQSVIGQEAVEQLAAVEPDGADIVFGCAGGGSNLGGLAFPFLREKIHGRSNPRIIAAEPSACPSITEGEYRYDHGDVAGLTPLLKMHTLGMDFVPDPIHAGGLRYHGMAPALSHTVEQGLVQGVAITQHDAFTAGVQFARAQGIVPAPESTHAIAACAAHVADSDRDEVVVIGLSGHGQLDLPAYAEYLDGKI; this is encoded by the coding sequence ATGACCGCTACGCAACTGAACGACGCCGTGTTCGTCGACGTCCCCACCCACTGGTACAACCTGGCCGCGGAACTCGACGAGCCCATCCCGCCGCACCTGCACCCGGGCACCAAGGAGCTGGTCGGGCCCGACGATCTCGTCGCCCTGTTCCCCATGGGGCTCATCGCCCAGGAGGTCGCCGCCGAGCCCTACATCGAGATCCCCGAGCCGGTCCGCGAGATCTACAAGATGTGGCGTCCCTCGCCGCTGCTGCGCGCCCGCAAGTTCGAGGAGGCGTTGAACACCAAGGCGCGGATCTACGTGAAGTACGAGGGGGTCAGTCCGGTCGGCAGCCACAAGACCAATTCGGCTGTTGCGCAGGCGTATTACAACTATGTCGACGGGGTCACCAAGCTGACCACCGAGACCGGTGCCGGCCAGTGGGGTAGTGCGCTGGCCTTTGCCGGGGCGCAGTTCGGCATCGACGTCGAGGTGTGGCAGGTCCGGGCCTCGTATGACTCCAAGCCCTACCGCGGCTACCTGATGCGGACCTACGGCGCGACGCTGCACCCGAGTCCCTCGGAACTCACCGCGTCCGGCCGGGCGATGCTTGCCAAGGACCCGAACACCACCGGCAGCCTCGGCATGGCGGTCAGCGAAGCGGTGGAGGTCGCCGCGGGCGATCCGGCCGCGCGCTACGCACTGGGCAGCGTCCTCAACCATGTGGTGTTGCACCAGAGCGTGATCGGGCAGGAGGCGGTCGAGCAGTTGGCGGCGGTCGAGCCCGACGGCGCCGACATCGTCTTCGGGTGTGCCGGCGGTGGTTCCAACCTCGGCGGACTCGCCTTCCCTTTCCTCCGCGAGAAGATCCACGGTCGTTCCAACCCGCGCATCATCGCCGCCGAACCGTCTGCCTGCCCCTCGATCACCGAGGGGGAGTACCGCTACGACCACGGCGACGTGGCCGGCCTGACGCCGCTGCTGAAGATGCACACGCTGGGCATGGACTTCGTTCCCGACCCGATTCACGCGGGTGGTCTGCGCTATCACGGCATGGCGCCGGCGCTGAGCCACACGGTCGAGCAGGGGTTGGTGCAGGGCGTGGCGATCACCCAGCACGACGCCTTCACCGCGGGTGTGCAGTTCGCCCGGGCGCAGGGCATTGTGCCGGCGCCGGAGTCGACGCACGCGATCGCCGCCTGTGCCGCGCACGTCGCCGACAGCGACCGCGACGAAGTCGTCGTCATCGGTCTCTCGGGTCACGGTCAGCTCGATCTCCCGGCCTACGCCGAGTACCTCGACGGCAAGATCTAG
- a CDS encoding TetR/AcrR family transcriptional regulator, translating into MSSPNTGAWREFGPRSLPVPLEAALLCFAEHGYHGTSVREIAARAKLSVPGLYHHYPSKQSLLQGLLDLTMNELLQRSEQALAEAGPAPVDQLDAVVESLLRFHMSRREQAFVASTETRSIEDGYRDTYIGYRDRQQHMVDGIIAAGVGTGDFTAADPKAVGRAITTMCVGVSTWYNADGASSPDEIVEQNVGFARAIVGYRA; encoded by the coding sequence GTGAGTAGCCCGAACACGGGTGCGTGGCGGGAGTTCGGCCCCCGATCGCTGCCCGTCCCGCTGGAAGCAGCGCTGCTGTGCTTTGCCGAACACGGGTACCACGGGACGTCGGTGCGTGAGATCGCCGCGCGCGCCAAGCTCTCGGTCCCGGGGCTCTACCACCACTACCCGTCCAAACAGTCACTGCTGCAAGGCCTGTTGGACCTGACGATGAACGAGTTGTTGCAGCGTTCCGAGCAGGCGCTGGCCGAGGCCGGACCGGCCCCGGTGGATCAACTCGATGCCGTCGTCGAATCCCTCTTGCGGTTCCACATGTCCCGGCGCGAGCAGGCCTTCGTCGCGTCGACCGAGACGCGCAGCATCGAGGACGGCTACCGCGACACCTACATCGGGTACCGCGACCGACAGCAACACATGGTTGACGGCATCATCGCCGCCGGCGTCGGCACCGGCGACTTCACCGCTGCCGACCCCAAGGCGGTCGGTCGGGCCATCACAACGATGTGTGTCGGGGTATCTACCTGGTACAACGCCGACGGCGCCTCGAGCCCCGATGAGATCGTCGAGCAGAACGTCGGTTTCGCCCGCGCCATCGTCGGGTACCGCGCTTAG
- a CDS encoding TetR/AcrR family transcriptional regulator: protein MASQSMTALRTYAGEQGDERIARRRQQLLDAALESLGASDGGSISVRGVCREARLTARYFYESFDSADDLVAATYDGVIDEIMDNASEAFSRRTNIRSRVHGAVGAIVDVIDGDRRKGRLLFSPTLVSATLATRRLEATRNLAAITAQSAVGSHHTASGDDVAAAYYRVGGLANLLAAWLDDRVQMTRDALIDACTALLIGE from the coding sequence ATGGCTTCCCAGTCGATGACAGCGCTGCGCACCTATGCCGGTGAGCAGGGCGACGAACGTATCGCCCGTCGGCGCCAGCAATTACTCGATGCCGCACTCGAGTCCCTCGGGGCCAGTGACGGTGGGTCCATCAGCGTTCGCGGGGTGTGTCGCGAGGCGCGGCTGACCGCCCGCTACTTCTATGAGAGCTTCGATTCCGCCGACGATCTCGTGGCCGCGACCTACGACGGCGTGATCGACGAGATCATGGACAACGCGAGTGAGGCCTTCTCGCGGCGCACCAACATCCGGTCCCGGGTCCACGGCGCGGTGGGCGCGATCGTCGACGTGATCGACGGCGACCGCCGCAAGGGCCGCCTGCTGTTTTCGCCGACCCTCGTCTCCGCGACGCTGGCCACGCGCCGTCTCGAGGCGACCCGGAACCTGGCCGCGATCACCGCGCAATCGGCGGTCGGCAGCCACCACACCGCGTCGGGCGACGACGTGGCCGCGGCCTATTACCGCGTCGGCGGGTTGGCGAACCTGCTCGCGGCATGGCTCGACGACCGGGTACAGATGACGCGCGACGCCCTGATCGACGCCTGCACCGCGTTACTGATCGGTGAGTAG
- a CDS encoding oxygenase MpaB family protein: MTATAHVPADQRQPRMSRAEMDALPSHDVPLYTAALLAGPANVIMQLANAPVGRGVVESKVESGNILKHPIKRTRTTLTYLSVASIGTAADRKAYREAINSAHRQVHSTHESPVKYNAMDPQLQLWVAACLYRGWEDVARLYGRKGVITEQAYRDAVTIGATLQMPYEMWPATRADFQKYWDETVAGIEMDPEVRTYLTKLAKLQFAGKVPSMLLGWYAEALTLGYLPSEFRDMMRLHPTASQERFFQAHNVVLRIATRITPRPIQELPFKLLLADLRRRIRTGQPLI, translated from the coding sequence ATGACCGCCACAGCCCATGTCCCCGCCGACCAGCGACAGCCGCGCATGTCCCGCGCCGAGATGGACGCGCTGCCCTCGCACGACGTGCCCCTCTACACCGCGGCGCTATTGGCCGGACCGGCCAACGTGATCATGCAATTGGCCAACGCCCCCGTCGGACGCGGGGTGGTGGAGAGCAAGGTCGAGTCCGGCAACATCCTCAAGCACCCGATCAAGCGCACCCGGACGACACTGACCTACCTGTCTGTGGCCTCGATCGGCACCGCGGCGGACCGCAAGGCCTACCGGGAGGCGATCAACTCGGCGCACCGGCAGGTCCACTCCACACACGAGTCGCCGGTGAAGTACAACGCGATGGACCCGCAGCTCCAGCTCTGGGTCGCCGCCTGTCTCTACCGCGGCTGGGAGGACGTCGCCCGCCTCTACGGCCGCAAGGGGGTCATCACCGAGCAGGCCTACCGCGACGCCGTGACCATCGGCGCGACGCTGCAGATGCCCTATGAAATGTGGCCGGCCACGCGGGCCGACTTCCAGAAGTACTGGGACGAGACGGTCGCGGGAATTGAGATGGATCCCGAGGTCCGCACCTACCTGACCAAGCTGGCCAAACTCCAGTTCGCCGGCAAGGTGCCGTCGATGTTGCTCGGGTGGTACGCCGAGGCGCTGACGCTGGGCTACCTGCCGTCGGAGTTCCGCGACATGATGCGGCTGCACCCCACCGCCTCCCAGGAACGCTTCTTCCAGGCGCACAACGTCGTGCTGCGCATCGCCACCCGGATCACCCCCAGGCCGATCCAGGAACTGCCTTTCAAACTCTTGCTCGCCGACCTGCGACGCCGGATTCGCACCGGGCAACCCCTCATCTGA
- a CDS encoding alpha-hydroxy-acid oxidizing protein: protein MVEQGIGRERQNVIYRAGIADGRPAVPTDYAELERRAHAAMSEKAWAYIAGGAGEGETMRANRRALDRWAIVPRVLRDVSSRSLSTTLFGQTLPAPLLLSPVGAGGLVTRNADVAIGRAAASLGLPYILSNQGSASMEDVGAAMDDVAPGSPRWFQLYWSVDDGLVDSFLRRAEAMGASAVAVTLDTTMLGWRPQDLNLGSLPFARGEGIAQYTRDPRFRAIVDEKVANPDPAAESPTPSIGAIKTLVSIARNAPGAWWRNLVDKHPRAAVETFLEIYSRPSLSWTEIEGLRDRTSLPIVLKGVLHPDDARQAVDVGVDGIIVSNHGGRQIDGSIGSIDALVDVVDAVDGRLKVLVDSGIRTGADVFKALALGADAACIGRPHMYGLALDGENGVREVMSNIAAELDLTLGLSGHTDVAALDRDALKKVD, encoded by the coding sequence ATCGTGGAACAGGGAATCGGACGCGAGCGACAGAACGTCATCTACCGAGCGGGGATCGCCGACGGCCGACCCGCGGTGCCGACCGACTACGCCGAGCTCGAGCGGCGCGCCCACGCGGCGATGTCGGAGAAGGCATGGGCCTACATCGCCGGCGGGGCCGGCGAGGGCGAGACCATGCGCGCCAACCGTCGGGCGCTCGACCGCTGGGCCATCGTGCCGCGGGTGCTGCGCGACGTCTCGTCGCGCTCGCTGTCGACGACACTGTTCGGCCAGACGCTCCCGGCGCCGCTGCTGCTGTCGCCGGTCGGTGCGGGCGGACTCGTGACCCGCAACGCCGATGTCGCGATCGGCCGCGCGGCGGCATCGCTGGGCTTGCCCTACATCCTGTCCAACCAGGGCAGTGCGTCGATGGAGGACGTGGGCGCCGCGATGGACGACGTCGCGCCCGGTTCGCCGCGGTGGTTCCAGCTGTACTGGTCGGTCGACGACGGGTTGGTCGACAGCTTTCTGCGCCGGGCCGAGGCGATGGGTGCCTCGGCGGTGGCCGTCACCCTCGACACCACGATGCTCGGCTGGCGCCCGCAGGACCTCAATCTCGGTTCGTTGCCGTTCGCGCGCGGCGAGGGCATCGCCCAGTACACGCGCGACCCGCGCTTCCGTGCGATCGTCGACGAGAAGGTGGCCAACCCCGACCCGGCGGCCGAGTCGCCCACGCCGTCGATCGGCGCGATCAAGACGCTGGTGTCAATCGCCCGCAACGCCCCCGGCGCGTGGTGGCGCAACCTCGTCGACAAGCACCCACGGGCCGCGGTCGAGACCTTCCTGGAGATCTATTCGCGGCCCAGCCTGTCCTGGACCGAGATCGAGGGGTTGCGGGACCGGACGTCGTTGCCGATCGTGCTCAAGGGGGTCCTGCACCCCGACGATGCGCGCCAGGCCGTCGACGTCGGCGTCGACGGGATCATCGTGTCCAACCACGGGGGGCGCCAGATCGACGGTTCGATCGGCTCGATCGACGCGCTGGTGGATGTCGTCGACGCGGTCGACGGCCGGCTCAAGGTCCTCGTCGACTCCGGGATCCGCACCGGCGCAGACGTTTTCAAGGCGCTGGCGCTGGGTGCCGATGCCGCCTGCATCGGCCGGCCGCACATGTACGGGCTGGCCCTCGACGGCGAGAACGGCGTGCGCGAGGTCATGTCCAACATCGCTGCCGAACTGGATCTGACGCTCGGGCTGTCCGGGCACACCGACGTTGCGGCACTCGACCGCGATGCGCTGAAAAAGGTGGACTGA